Sequence from the Wielerella bovis genome:
CTTTTAATTATTAAACATCAAAAAGGCAGCCTGAAAATATTTTCTTTATTTATGCAACATGTTTACCAATAATGCGCAACATTTGTGCCAATATTTTGGGATTAGCAGCAACAATATTACCTGTTTGCAACCAAGTTTGTTCGCCTTGCATATCCGTAACAATGCCACCTGCTTCTTGCACAATCAATGCACCTGCGGCAATATCCCATGCATTCAAATTAAACTCAAAGAAACCGTCAAAACGTCCAGATGCCAATGAGCATAAATCCAATGATGCAGCACCTTCACGGCGTGCGCCTGCAGTTTTTTGGATAAATTCTTTCAAAATAACAAAATATTGGTCAAGCATGGATTGGTCAACGACTGGAAATCCTGTGCCAATCACGCATTGATTCAATTCAATGCGATTGGATACACGAATGCGGCGGTCATTCAATAATGCGCCTTGTCCGCGTGATGCGGTGTACAAGTCATTGCGTTCTGGCGCATAAACCAATGCTTCTTTCAATACGCCTTTTTCTAATAAAGCCATGCTGATGGCGTATTGTGGGTGTCCGTGCAAATAATTGGTTGTGCCGTCCAATGGGTCAATAATCCATTCAAATTCAGCACGTTCATCGCCAATCACGCCTGTTTCTTCGGATACAATGCGATGATGTGGATAGGCTTCTTTAATGGTGTCAATGATGATGCTTTCTGCGTGGCGGTCAACATCTGAAACAAAATCGTTGAATGATTTGCTGTCCACTTTGATGGCGGATAAATTGTTAGCAGCGCGCAGCATCATATCCCCTGCTTTGCGTGCGGCTTTGAATGCTGTGTTGAGAGCTGGATTAAGTTGAGCCATGATGATAATTCTTTCGCTATTTCACATAAAAATAAATAAGGCAGCCTGAATATATTTTCAGGCAGCATGTTAGAAGTTAATAATCATTTGTTTGTGTTTATTTTTGCGATAAATTGACTTAAATTGTGGGTATTATCTACAAAACCAATTCCACACTTGAATGGTTATTAACCCTTAAAATAAGGTTTCAGGCTGCACCAAATAGGCAGCCTGAAAAATATGAATTATACACTAGACGATTATGATGATACAGGTTTACCATTGAATCTTGATATAAAAATATGAAAGTCGCTCATGAACGCCATTATGCCAACCGAACAACGCAAAGGAATTTTATACGCTTTGGGCTGCTATGGAATATGGGGAACATTTCCCTTATTTTGGTATCCGCTCAATCAATCTGCCATGCCCGCGCAACAAATTTTGGCGCAACGTATTACATGGTCGGCAATATTTGCCATTATTTTGCTGCTGATATTCAAACAAGGTAAGGCCTTATTAAAGGCATTTGGGCAGCCCAAAGTTTTGGCAACTTTTGCGTTATCATCATTTTTGGTGGCGATGAATTGGCTGATTTATTTATGGGCGATTATCAATCATCATGTTGTGGAAGCCAGCTTGGGGTATTTTATCAATCCATTATTCAGCGTGTTATTAGGTTTTCTATTTTTCAAAGAAAAATTGAATCGTACCCAAATTATCGCGGTTATATTGGCTGGCATGGGCATTTTATGGTTGGTCATTTTAGCAGGTAATATTCCATGGATTGGCTTATTGCTGGCAGCTAGTTTTGGATTTTATGGTTTGGTGCGCAAACTCGCACCCATGCCACCGTTGGCAGGATTAACGCTGGAAACTTTGTTAATGTTGCCATTTGCGCTGGCTTATTTGGCATGGTGTGGCAGTCAAAATATACTGGTGTTTAGCGAACTGAATGCTTTGCAAAAAACCGTATTGTTTGCATCAGGCGCAGCCACCACCATTCCTTTGTTGCTGTTTGCCGCATCAGCACGACGGATTTCTTTGTCTTTATTGGGCATTTTGCAAAATTTAGCTCCCGTGTGCCAACTTCTTTTGGGATTATTATTTGGCGAACAATTAGTTGGTGCAAAATTAGGCGGCTATTCTTTGGTTTGGTTGGGCGTTTTAGTCTTTTTATATGGCGCGTGGCAACAAATGAAACAAGCAAAATTAAGCTAAAAAATTTTCAGACTCAAACCTTTGCAAAACCCATTCAGGCTGCCTGAAAACGCGTAGATTGGATACTCGTACCCAATAGTTTGTAAATTAAAACAAATGTTTATAAGCATATGAAATATCCAATTCAAGAATTGGATATTGCAAAGGTTTCAGGCTGCCTTTTTAATAAAGGCAGCCTGAAAAAACATTAAACTTTTGATTATTTCAACATATTTTTAATCACACCCATCACAGTGCGTGAAATGGCTTTGGTAACTTGTTTGTTAATTTGGTCGCCAACAGAATCCGCCAAATCATAAGCCAAGCCCTGTCCTGCTTTTTTGCGCCCCCCAAATAAACCACCCAAAAAACCATCTACCATACCAGGTTTGGCTGCTTCCGCTTGTGCTGCTTTTTCCTGCGCTTTAGCATCAGCAGCAGCCTGAATCTCATCAGCTTGTTGTTGCGCTAGTTGCTGCAAAGCTTCGTATGCCGAGAAATTATCCACCATATCTTTGTAATGTGGATACAAACTATCGGCTTGGAATGCAGCATTGCGTTCTTCAATGGCAAGTGGCGATAATTGAGATTGTGGTGGCATAATAAACGCACGTTGTACCACTTGCGGCATACCTTTTTCATCCAAATACGACACCAATGCTTCGCCCACCGCCAATTCGGTAATGGCTGTCGCGACGTTTAAATCGGGATTACTACGGAATGTATCTGCTGCCGCCTTCACCGCTTTTTGGTCGCGTGGTGTGAATGCGCGTAAAGCATGTTGCACGCGGTTACCCAACTGTCCCAATACCGTATCGGGCAAATCCAGCGGATTTTGCGTAACAAAATACACGCCCACACCTTTGGAACGAATCAGTCGCACCGCTTGTTCCACTTGGTCAATCAACACCTTGTTAGCATTATCAAAAATCAAATGCGCTTCATCAAAAAATAACACAAATTTGGGTTTATCAGGGTCGCCAATTTCAGGCAGCATTTCAAATAATTCCGCCAAAAACCACAACATAAACGCGCTGTATAAACGCGGCGAGCGCATCAATTTTTCAGCATTCAAAATATTCATCACGCCCTGACCATTTTCACACTGAATCCAATCTTGCAAATTTAATTCAGGTTCGCCAAAAAATTGGTCTGCACCTTCGCTTTCTAATTGCAATAATTGGCGTTGAATGGCACCGATGCTGGCTGCCGATACATTGCCATAAGTTGCGCGATATTCTTTTGCATTATCAGATACATATTGCAATAAACCACGCAAATCTTTCAAATCAATCAAATGCCAACCTTTGTCGTCCGCTACACGAAAAACAAGGTTTAACACACCTTCTTGCGTGTCGTTCAGATTCATCAAACGCGCCAATAACATCGGGCCCATTTCGGAAATACTCACGCGCACTGGAATGCCCGTTTCGCCATACACGTCCCAAAAACGCACAGGAAAACCTTGCAAATAGCTGTCGTCCAAACCATATTGCGCCATGCGTTCGCCCACTTTGCCGCTGTTTTGCCCTGCGCGACAAATACCCGATAAATCGCCTTTCACATCCGCCATAAACACAGGCACGCCTGCGCTGCTAAACGTTTCAGCAAGTTTACGCAAGGTAACGGTTTTGCCTGTACCTGTTGCACCTGCGATTAAACCGTGTCGGTTTGCCATTTTGGCGATAAGATTAATGGCTTGATTTTGGTGTGTATGAGCAATGGTGTATTCGGTCATGATAGTGTCTTTCTATTATTCATCCATATGTTTTCAGGCTGCCTTAATTTTAGAACCTGTATTCATGAGATTGATGGTTTGATTTTATTGATAATTTATGCGCATACAAGGCAGCTTTTTATACCAATATTGAACATATTGACGTGAAAAGCCAACGCAGTAAGCGCATGAGGTAGCGATAAAAGCAAGCTATTAAGATTATGAATACAGGTTCTTAATGTAGGCAGTATTATTGATATATTTTAAATGAAAAGGCAGCCTGAAAGCATATTTTTTATGTTTCAGGCTACCTTGATTAATTTTGCATTAGTTTCTATCAGCGCATCAACGCTCTCGCACCACCCATAGTATTCAATTTAGCTTGCATATTTTCACATGGATTGCGCTTATATTTAACCGATTCAAAACCCAATTCACGCGCTCGCAATAACCCATTTTGGTTAATATCCAAACGCTTAAATTCGGCTGCATCATTCATTTTAAA
This genomic interval carries:
- the rarD gene encoding EamA family transporter RarD — protein: MNAIMPTEQRKGILYALGCYGIWGTFPLFWYPLNQSAMPAQQILAQRITWSAIFAIILLLIFKQGKALLKAFGQPKVLATFALSSFLVAMNWLIYLWAIINHHVVEASLGYFINPLFSVLLGFLFFKEKLNRTQIIAVILAGMGILWLVILAGNIPWIGLLLAASFGFYGLVRKLAPMPPLAGLTLETLLMLPFALAYLAWCGSQNILVFSELNALQKTVLFASGAATTIPLLLFAASARRISLSLLGILQNLAPVCQLLLGLLFGEQLVGAKLGGYSLVWLGVLVFLYGAWQQMKQAKLS
- a CDS encoding helicase HerA-like domain-containing protein, producing the protein MTEYTIAHTHQNQAINLIAKMANRHGLIAGATGTGKTVTLRKLAETFSSAGVPVFMADVKGDLSGICRAGQNSGKVGERMAQYGLDDSYLQGFPVRFWDVYGETGIPVRVSISEMGPMLLARLMNLNDTQEGVLNLVFRVADDKGWHLIDLKDLRGLLQYVSDNAKEYRATYGNVSAASIGAIQRQLLQLESEGADQFFGEPELNLQDWIQCENGQGVMNILNAEKLMRSPRLYSAFMLWFLAELFEMLPEIGDPDKPKFVLFFDEAHLIFDNANKVLIDQVEQAVRLIRSKGVGVYFVTQNPLDLPDTVLGQLGNRVQHALRAFTPRDQKAVKAAADTFRSNPDLNVATAITELAVGEALVSYLDEKGMPQVVQRAFIMPPQSQLSPLAIEERNAAFQADSLYPHYKDMVDNFSAYEALQQLAQQQADEIQAAADAKAQEKAAQAEAAKPGMVDGFLGGLFGGRKKAGQGLAYDLADSVGDQINKQVTKAISRTVMGVIKNMLK
- a CDS encoding inositol monophosphatase family protein, translated to MAQLNPALNTAFKAARKAGDMMLRAANNLSAIKVDSKSFNDFVSDVDRHAESIIIDTIKEAYPHHRIVSEETGVIGDERAEFEWIIDPLDGTTNYLHGHPQYAISMALLEKGVLKEALVYAPERNDLYTASRGQGALLNDRRIRVSNRIELNQCVIGTGFPVVDQSMLDQYFVILKEFIQKTAGARREGAASLDLCSLASGRFDGFFEFNLNAWDIAAGALIVQEAGGIVTDMQGEQTWLQTGNIVAANPKILAQMLRIIGKHVA